The genomic region TCTGTATGTGAACTAGTGGTTACAATATGATTTGCTGCAGAAAACAGGCACCATCATCAGCTCAAGGACCAAGACAATCCCATGGTAGAGGACGACAAGCAGGTCAGACAAACTAAAATGagctcactgtctgtctgttcacagaaatgacatttgttgttgctgtgtgttttccagAAATCCACATGGAATTTTGGTCATCATACATCACTGAGTTTGTGGGACCAAGACCCAAATGCCTCTGAGAGGCGGACAGCAGCTGGTTACAGTGCCCTCTTCAGGGGCACGGCAGTAAGTGATGCTAAATcgtctatatatctatatatactgtatattaaaaaccatacatatttaatttaatttaaactaaaaaaataaaaaataatggcACATAATTGCATTTTTTATGTCCTAAATGGGGTTTCTCTTTTTAGTGTTAGCTCAACAACTCAGAAACATGATAATCATTTCAAACGTCTCGTGATCACAGGATCTGGAGGAGAGCTGTCCAGAAGAGCAGTCTGGGACGTCTTCTTCACCACCATCATCGAATATCAGCGTCAGatcaaagaggaagaggatcTCACGGGTCACTCGACAAGAAAAAGAGCCTCCTGGAACACAGGGCCGGGTCCCTGGCCTCATACGTAAAGGTGAGTTACactaatttacatttattgGATGACACATATCTAAAGGTCATTTTCACGTTGTCTGAACAGAACCGTAACATTAGACTTGTTGCTATGTCATATATTCACTAGCTTATTCCTTTCTTTCTTGAGAAGAACCTAAAAGAATGCCCAAATCGGAAGATCAAGAAAGCTCCCATAAACAGCCGCAGACAAAGCTGTCTGTGGAGGCAAAACGAAACCAGGCCCTGAGCAGACCAAAGAAGAAGTACGAATGTCCGACCTGTGGAAGAGTCTTCTCCGTCAACACTGGTCTGCGGCGACACCTTGTGATTCACACGGGGAAAAGGCCATACAAGTGCTTCATATGTGGAAGAGGATTCACCCAGAgtggaaacatgaaaacacacatgaaagtTCATAGAGGTAAGAGGCAACAAAAAATTGCACAGTAAAGGTTGCACAGAATGTGAATTATGGGGCTTGTAAATTAGGCTTTTGCGAGTCATGCTGGTGTTATTGTACAttaacaatgtgtttgtgtttttctcacaggagagctgccaaACTGGACATTACTTCGAGAGACACGTTCCCCTGAAGAACCTCCTGTGACTGTTCATGTGTGTGGAGAGTGTGGAATGGACTTCCCACAGAAAGAACAGCTGGACGAACACAAAGACAGCCACAAAAAGCCTTACGCGTGTCTCGAGTGCGACAAGACATTCAAAAAtgagtattattttaaaatacatcagcGCATTCACTCTGGAAAGTCACCATATACCTGCTCAGAGTGTGGAAAGAGCTTCATCACAGGAAATGCACTGAAAAAACACGAGCTAACACATACCGGAGAGAGGAATTTCCACTGTGATCAGTGTGGGAAGGCATTTTCACAATCCTCCCACCTCAAGGTGCACCTGAAAACTCACACAGGAGAGCGACCTCACCTCTGCTCCATATGTGGTAAAAGCTACTCCAAAGCATTTACCCTGAAGGTTCACCTGCGAGTTCACACGGGGGAAAACCCCTACACCTGTGAGAAATGTGGCAAGCGTTTCTATTACACTCAAGGTTATCAAAAGCACCTGAAGGTTCACAACAAGAAGCCAAAACCGCAGAGTAAACCTCTCGGGAGACCAAAACAGTAGCAGATTgtgataaataatcaataatgtcAGCAATCTGAGTAGAAATAGGTAATACATTAAAAATTGTTCACAAGTTACTGATGTAACTGGCTAAAAACATGGTATGACAGACCATATACTCATATTATATTACAGTCTATCATGTACACTACtccaagaaaataaatcattattttatgaatCATTTGTTTCTGCGTATTTCTTTGTGTAATTAACTGTGACTCCACACATCCCAAATTCAAGTGCCGTTTTCACGATCAACATGATAAATTATCAtagcttttattttagtttcttaaatTAGATTATTCGTTAGAAAAGGGTAATAAACTATGACCATCAATTATAAACAAAGGATGTACAGAGTAACTATATTGCAATGTTTATTAAAtgatatatgtttttgttgttaatgtctGTTCccttcataaaataaaacttccCTGCAAGACGTTATAGCGaaggtgattttattttgatgacCCAAACCAGCCGGAAGTTATCATGTTACCGTATGTGGCTAGTAGCTAAAGCTAGAAAggttgtcatcatcatcagaccCAAACGCTTGTTTAACTTAAGCCACAAGTTGGTGGATATATAATTTTTGAGCATCTGTCTGTGCACATTGTGCACGAAGATGAGAGTCGGATAGAAACATTGCCATGTCGTTTTAATAAACTTCTGTCGAGcgactacttttttttttttttacctgaggGGAGAATCTATGCTGAGGTTGGTCAAAAATGTCTATTGTCTGTTGTTAGCTAGCTAAATTAGCGACTGTTACGTGAGCGGatgtaatataaaatataaaataatattatcgTGTGAACGCTGGACTCTAGTGAATCTGAGTGGGCTCCTGTCCCTTTGTTACTGTCGCTTGGGGGCGGCTAGTGATGAGCTAATTGCTAATATAACCAAGAGCGAACGCTGTGTGTGGAGCTAGCTGGCTAAACAACAGTTAGTGCGAGGTGGCCGTTGACCGGAGGGCTGGTCACATCAGCACTGAGTCTCATTCAGAGGTCAAACACTGATGTCTGCGTCTCAGTGTGTGCGCGCGTATGCGCTGCTCGGGTAGTTATAGTGAGTTATCGTAGATGCCAACAGGTTAGAATGTATGGTGTCAGATGAAACTTGCATTGAGAGTTAAATGCATGAAATCAAAATTACACCCTCTTTGCTAATGCTACCGAGCTAACTGGTGCTGCTCAGTGCAGGTGCTGTCACATTTGATTCATTTGCAGGCCACGGGGATCATTATGACAGCATAGCATCATTTCATAATCAACAATtatgttcctgtgtgtgtataagtgacTTGTCTCCTCTTTAAGATGCACTGCTCTTCAGCTTGTAAGACGCAGCCAGGTTCATGCTCCCATCCATCACAGTAGGGCATCCGTCCtgctgaagtgtccttgagcagaACAGTGGATGTCATCCAGGATGGAGGAGGCACTGGTGTATTATCTGACACCCCTCACCCCACCCTGTAGAAGGGGACAAGTCACAAggatgataaaaaacaaaataaaaaaaaaacacctactgAGGTTTGTCCTATTGCAGTGTGTTAACACTGAAAATCTGTCATATATTCAAATTACATATAAAGTCAACGCACATCTGCATCATTTGGAGTTACAGCACACCAGAGTAACAGCATTGACAGGTAAACTCTGAAATTAAATGAGTTTTcctgaaaaacaagaaataatgaTTATCGAGATGGACTCAGATTCATTTCCAATCTGTTAATTTATCAACAAACCATTGCCTTGAGTCTTTCTTTAACACTCCTGTGTCATCAACAATTGAGTAACATACACTGCACTAGTTATTGCACATGAATACATAGTTCAGGTTTTAGAGTTTGTGTGAAGCTTTGACATAATTGTCACTGACCTTGGCCAACACGCTGTGCACACCTCCGTTAACATGGACCTGCCAGGGACCTGgctgctcactctcactcataacatggctgccagctggcgcagaaaggaaaaacaagttttaagTCATTTAATAAAGGAATGCCCAATTACAATCTACACCTTTTTAAGTTATAGCTTAGAAAATTTGTTTGCCACCCCCCTCTGGCTGGAATTTGAATGTTAACCACTCACTTTCCTGCATCAATGCCCATGGGGAAATCTGCAATTTTACATGTTGATCaacttttgttgtttgaatgttACTAGGTGAGACATTTAAGAGCTAAAAcctgtttccttttgtttctgactgcagCCATTCTATCAGGTAGAGCGAGTTTCCCGCTCCCAGTTGTATCCATGGAAACAGCTGCGTACTTGGCAAAGTCAGTGTTGTTCATATGTCAATACCTCattcacaaatgaaaaatcctGAAGCACCGCATTAATGCATCTAAATAAAACTTCCATGACTAACTAAGGTGGGTCACATAATGACTGAAGTGTAATTGCATCCATGATATACATAAGTCTTGTcaaattattttggttttgcTTCAAAGAAATGTACAGCCTGTGACAGTTAACAGTTGTGCTCAGCAACATGTAATTGCTAGTTGTACTGTTTAAtactcacacattcatccatccatccattttctaccgcttttatcctccacatgagggttgctgtgccaatctcagctgacgtagggcagCATGCTGTTGTTATTGCTTGTACAGCCTTTTTGAAGCAAGATTATTTGGCTGGCTGTAGATTTCTTTTAACCTGGTATTGTactaatatactgtaataaaaGGTTCACAACAGCAGTGCCTGCACAGAGGTCTGCCACAGCTAGTAAGATTTTAGccatgtgctgctgcagcagtttgTGATA from Solea senegalensis isolate Sse05_10M linkage group LG6, IFAPA_SoseM_1, whole genome shotgun sequence harbors:
- the LOC122770719 gene encoding zinc finger protein 239-like isoform X2 — protein: MVEDDKQKSTWNFGHHTSLSLWDQDPNASERRTAAGYSALFRGTADLEESCPEEQSGTSSSPPSSNISVRSKRKRISRVTRQEKEPPGTQGRVPGLIRKEPKRMPKSEDQESSHKQPQTKLSVEAKRNQALSRPKKKYECPTCGRVFSVNTGLRRHLVIHTGKRPYKCFICGRGFTQSGNMKTHMKVHRGELPNWTLLRETRSPEEPPVTVHVCGECGMDFPQKEQLDEHKDSHKKPYACLECDKTFKNEYYFKIHQRIHSGKSPYTCSECGKSFITGNALKKHELTHTGERNFHCDQCGKAFSQSSHLKVHLKTHTGERPHLCSICGKSYSKAFTLKVHLRVHTGENPYTCEKCGKRFYYTQGYQKHLKVHNKKPKPQSKPLGRPKQ
- the LOC122770719 gene encoding zinc finger protein 260-like isoform X1 is translated as MEIHLCHLCWTRFPDKQQLEEHLKQVHESNKSFSCTQCDNMFVHIQKLKKHEAAHEGLKLHQCPQCDKGFQTLKELENHKQDHTEEKPFQCIICGKRFKRRPNLRAHYTMHSGEKPHLCFLCGKCYARAEDFKVHLRVHSGEKPYRCEECGKSFYYRQGFSTHKQSHNAKPTRPALQLGRPKRSNGPQKISQSPLSDSDGEDSTWKPPDQENRHHHQLKDQDNPMVEDDKQKSTWNFGHHTSLSLWDQDPNASERRTAAGYSALFRGTADLEESCPEEQSGTSSSPPSSNISVRSKRKRISRVTRQEKEPPGTQGRVPGLIRKEPKRMPKSEDQESSHKQPQTKLSVEAKRNQALSRPKKKYECPTCGRVFSVNTGLRRHLVIHTGKRPYKCFICGRGFTQSGNMKTHMKVHRGELPNWTLLRETRSPEEPPVTVHVCGECGMDFPQKEQLDEHKDSHKKPYACLECDKTFKNEYYFKIHQRIHSGKSPYTCSECGKSFITGNALKKHELTHTGERNFHCDQCGKAFSQSSHLKVHLKTHTGERPHLCSICGKSYSKAFTLKVHLRVHTGENPYTCEKCGKRFYYTQGYQKHLKVHNKKPKPQSKPLGRPKQ